One Terriglobia bacterium DNA segment encodes these proteins:
- a CDS encoding cupin domain-containing protein gives MSSQHSQSKRELPIAEVVRLIDLVNYQEGAVVSRTLINRATGTVTLFAFDEGQGLSEHTAPFDALAHLLEGEAEIVVSGKPLPTQAGEAVLMPAHQPHSLKALTKFKMLLTMIRS, from the coding sequence ATGAGTTCACAGCATTCACAAAGTAAGCGTGAATTGCCTATCGCGGAAGTGGTCCGCTTGATAGACCTCGTGAATTACCAAGAAGGAGCCGTTGTTAGCCGGACGCTCATCAACCGTGCGACAGGAACAGTCACGCTTTTCGCTTTCGATGAGGGCCAGGGCCTAAGTGAGCATACAGCCCCTTTTGACGCCTTGGCGCATTTGTTAGAGGGCGAAGCGGAAATTGTAGTTTCGGGCAAGCCGCTACCAACGCAGGCAGGCGAAGCGGTTCTCATGCCAGCACATCAACCTCACTCTTTGAAGGCTCTCACCAAGTTCAAAATGCTGCTGACGATGATCCGTTCATGA